A section of the Anabaena cylindrica PCC 7122 genome encodes:
- the kdpC gene encoding K(+)-transporting ATPase subunit C gives MVFIQETIRAIRITILLWLLTAIIYPLAILQFGQFAFPSSANGSIVLNIDAKPIGSALIGQVFTSDKYFHGRPSVVRYSQGRRAYLTGISGASNLAPSNPELTNRILELTNQLQDENIQPLPDLIYTSASGLDPHISLKAIQQQLTRVARARNIKEDEIIPLINKYTDPRFLGIFGEPNINVLRLNYALDLQELNRQQN, from the coding sequence ATGGTGTTTATTCAAGAAACTATCCGCGCAATTCGGATAACTATTTTACTTTGGTTATTGACCGCAATTATCTATCCTCTGGCTATTCTACAATTTGGTCAGTTTGCTTTCCCTTCTTCAGCCAATGGCAGCATTGTTTTAAATATAGATGCTAAACCCATTGGTTCAGCTTTAATTGGTCAAGTTTTTACATCAGATAAATATTTTCATGGTCGTCCCAGTGTTGTAAGATATAGCCAAGGTAGAAGAGCTTATCTCACAGGTATCTCTGGTGCTAGTAATCTTGCTCCTAGTAATCCAGAGCTAACTAACAGAATTCTAGAACTAACTAATCAACTTCAAGATGAAAATATACAACCCTTGCCTGATTTAATTTACACCTCTGCTTCTGGTTTAGATCCTCATATTTCTTTGAAAGCAATACAACAGCAGTTAACAAGGGTCGCACGGGCAAGAAATATTAAAGAAGATGAAATAATACCCTTAATCAATAAGTATACTGACCCAAGATTTTTAGGGATATTTGGGGAACCAAATATCAATGTTTTACGTTTAAATTATGCTCTTGATTTGCAAGAACTGAACCGTCAACAAAATTAA